From Niallia sp. Man26:
GCACGGGAAAGATTTACTTGGTTATGTTCGTTTTCGTCATGACAGATTAAGTGATTTCGGGCGGGTGGAGCGCCAACAGGAAGTAATGTCTAAGCTGAAAGAGCAGGCAATTAGTGCTCATACTATATATAATCTGCCAAAAATTATTGGCCTTGCAACTCCTTATATTGATACAAATTTAGATACCCAATCCATATTGTCCTTAAGCAAAGGGCTGCTTTTAAACAGCACAGACGGATTGGAAAGCTTAAGAATACCCATTCAAGATTCTTACGAGAATGATGTAGTAAATGTAGGGGCTGTTCTAAAGGCAGATTTAGATACAAACAAGGAAGCGTTGAGCTCCTTTTTCAACTAATTTCAACGACAAGTTTAACACTTCCTAAAAACAGTTGTCGTATGGTAACTGTTTTTTATGTGTTTACTCAAAAGGGTTGAAAATAACTATAATTCTCAAGGAGATTTAACAATGGATATTGTCTTAATTATAAAAATGATTATTATCGGTTTAGTTCAGGGCTTTACTGAGCCGATTCCTGTTTCGTCGAGCGGACATGTTATGATAGCCAGTCAGCTTCTTGGGCTGGGAGATCAAGGCTTTACATTTGCTATTCTCACCAATACGGCCTCTTTGCTTGCTATTCTATTTATCTATAGAAAGGACATTATTAGAATAGCTGTTCATTCGATTAATTACTTAAGAACGAAAGATAGTAAGTATAAGAGTGATTTTCGTTTTGTATGTTATATCGTTATCGGTACAATTCCTGCCGGTGTACTGGGAGTGTTCTTGAATGAGTATATTGCTGACAATGTCAGCATGACTACAATTGCTGTCATGCTATTTATAACAGGTCTTGCTTTATGGTTTATTCGAAATTTGAAAGGTAGAAAAGGTGAATCTGATATTACAGTTAAGGACGCATTTATTGTTGGTCTTGGTCAGGCTGTTGCCTTAGCCCCGGGAATTAGTCGAAGTGGTGCTACTATCATTTCTGCAATAGCTGTTGGCATTAAACAGGAAACCGCCCTGCGATTCTCCTTTTTATTGTATATTCCAGTAAGTGTTGGCGGGCTTATTCTCGGATTTTCCGACTTTTTAGGCGAACCAAATAAAGCAGATTTAGCTGTCCCTTATTTATCTGCCTTTATCGCAACCCTTATAATGAGTTATTTGGCGATGAAATGGTTTATGGGCATTATGAAAAAAGGCAAGTTAGTCTATTTTACATATTATTGTTTTATCGTAGGAATATTGCTTTTAATATTTTACTAATTTGCCATACAGATATAACTAATGATTAGGAGATTAGGATG
This genomic window contains:
- a CDS encoding undecaprenyl-diphosphate phosphatase is translated as MDIVLIIKMIIIGLVQGFTEPIPVSSSGHVMIASQLLGLGDQGFTFAILTNTASLLAILFIYRKDIIRIAVHSINYLRTKDSKYKSDFRFVCYIVIGTIPAGVLGVFLNEYIADNVSMTTIAVMLFITGLALWFIRNLKGRKGESDITVKDAFIVGLGQAVALAPGISRSGATIISAIAVGIKQETALRFSFLLYIPVSVGGLILGFSDFLGEPNKADLAVPYLSAFIATLIMSYLAMKWFMGIMKKGKLVYFTYYCFIVGILLLIFY